From Aegilops tauschii subsp. strangulata cultivar AL8/78 chromosome 5, Aet v6.0, whole genome shotgun sequence:
CTGAAATCTTCACCTAGGCTAGGAGTACCAAGGGGCATTAGAGAACGGAGGGCACCTAGATTGATCTGAAAGACTAGTTTGAAGCTGCCCATTAGTCTCTTCTCACAAAACTGTTCATGACAATTCAATGTGACATATCAACAGAGTCCAGGTCCAAGCAATCAATGTGTTTGTTTAGCAACCAATACATTGCATCACCGGCCAAGATCTTCTATACACTACAAAAAGGTGCTACTACCAGGAAAAGAACAGTGCACCGAGACAAACCACATAGTAGATACTAATCATCCACATACATATTAATCACCAGCCAGGTCCAATGAAAGTAATCTGTGTCAGATTCCAAGTTTTCTCAGCACCCTTCAAAGGAAGTAAGACAGGGATAACTGTATCTTTACTTGTGATCTCATCATCCACATACATACTAATCAGTTTGAGTTTCAAAAAAAGTAAAATTTGTCAAACCTATCAGATTCATATATCAAACAAGAAAGAACTGCCATGGTCGCCAAGAATTAGATCTataaaacagaaagaaaaaataaCATAAAGGACACGTTTCCAGGATATAAGCTGGCACAAAGAACGCCACCAATCAGGACATACCACACGTAAGAGAATAGCTGTAGCGTCCGAGACTAATTACTGCGAGGAACACAAGTCATCCTCAGGAATTGGTAACGAACCCGCATCAAACCAAGAAACAAACAGTAAGAAACATACAGACTACTCCACAGATAAATCATCAATTTGGGGGAGCTCAGACAGCCAAGGGTTTGTCTTAAAAAATACTACCTCCGTCcaaaaataagtgtctcaaccttagtacaactttgtactagagtagtacaaagttgagacacttattttggggcGGAGGAAGTACTACTGAAGAGGTAGCATCAGAAACTCTAGTCCACGTAGGTGTCATCACCGCTCAAACTCCTTAACTAGCAAACATAAAAAAAAAACAAGATGGAACCGAAGAACATATCGATTGATGGGATGAGATATGGGAGCTCAGACAGCCAAGGGGTCGTCCGCAGATGCCACTGAAGAGGAGGCATCAGAAACTCTAGTCCACAAATTTGTCATCACCACTACAACATCATGGACCATCAAAAACTAAAAATAAGAAACAAACCaaatcgagattcatcaagaatcaAAAGAGCGAtgtttaggggggggggggggggggggggggtggccgGATAAGCTATTGCTGTTTGGAAAGAAAAAATGACATCACATTGCTGTTTGGAATTTGTAGGCGGCATTGGTGGGGATTTATATAAAAAAATTGAAGGTGGGGATTTTTCTAGGGTTTTCCTCTCCTCTTTGCGGGTGCAGATGGGGTAGGCCGACGCATCCACCTGCGTGAGAGGCAGACAAGGCCACAAGACGCACTTTATTTCCTATTTGCCACCTTTAGCAGCGCATCCGTAGGGAGCTATATCTCGCTTATAGTGAGATTTTTTAGCAAAGGTAGCAGGCCTTATTGAACATCAAGAATGTTACAGGTATTATGAGCGTATCATGCAGATTGCCTAACCAAATATGCCTTCCCTGAGACCCAAAAAGATGAAGGAGAGTTCTGTTAAAAGCTATGCAATGATTAACAGAGTTTCTGCTGCAACATCTACGCCAGCGCCAATGCTCTGAATCTGAAAGTTCTGTTTAATGGTTGCTTTCATCCACCAAATGAATGTAGGAGTAGGCAACAAAATCAGAAGCAAAACCAAAACCTCAAGAAAGAAAAACATAGCCTAGGGGAAGATATGCACATTTTCTTACATTAATAAATGTGCCAGAAGACAGGTAACACGACGCAGTTTGGTAATGCGTCGTGCTGTTTAATGCTGGCCGGTGTTTCCGATTAATCTATGCTTCCCTCTACAGGATGACCAAACTGTTAATAGGCCATTCTTCCAGTTGTGAAGCAACAAACACATAACATTTTCCATTGAAGCATTGTTTTTGGGCAGGGATAAGATATAACTAAGTATTTCCTCAGTTTAGGTCTCCAAATTGCTTCCACACCACGCCATGAGGTAGCGCATCAGAGGAACGAAAGTATTTAGTTTGATCATCATTGGACAGTTTTCAACATCAGAAAACATGAGATAAACAACAAAAACCATTATTTGGGGCGGGAAGAAGATAAAATGAAGTACTTCCTCAGTTCAGGTCTGAAAATTGCTTCCGCACTGTACCATGAGATAGCACATCAGAAGAACGAAAGTAATTGGTTTCATCATCAGACAGTATTCAACATCAGAAAACACAAGATAAACAACAAAAAACCATTGATTTGGGGCAGGAAGAATTTAAATTTAAGTATTTCCTCAGTTCAGGTCTCCAAATTGCTTCCGCACCGCGTCATGAGATAGCGCATCAGAAGAACGAAAGTATTTAGTTTGATCATCATCAGACAGTTTTCAACATCAGAAAAAATCAGATAAACAACAAAAACCATTGTTTTGGGCCGGGAAGAAGATAGAATTAAGTGTTTCCTCAGTTCATATCTCCAAATTGCTTCCACACTGTGCCATGACAATAATAAGAAGTAACTTTCTGAGGGCACCCTCAGAACATTTGCATAATTGTATCACAGTATTTTTCTTAGGATATTTGTCCAGCCATCAGGAGGCAAAAACAGGAACAAAATGGCAACTAGAAAACAAATAAATAACAATATGAGGTATGTCATTGCTTCTGATCGCTCTAGGTGATAATATATATCTCATCAACACATGAATCAGACAACTATATTTTTACGAACACAGGTGAGCACCACTCACCAGGATCCAAGAACAACAATCTGCGGTCCAGAAACAGACTAGGAAAGAGGAATCAAACTGCAGTATCCTCAGTTCAGGTCACCAACTCTTCCATATTCAAGATTTTCGGAACAAGGAACGTACCATTGTGATTGATGGTTGAGCTGTCAGACAATGCTTTCTGGGCAAACGCACTCAATCAAGCAAAAGAATAGTCAAGCAGAAGTGAAGAAAGAGGATAAAGGAATAATAGAAGATCAAATCAGTATCCCTCAGGTAATATGCTTATGTTTTTCATCAACAGAGAAAACTCAGGTCTCAAAGATGTGCCATCACTGGACTCACAGAACTGAACCGAATAGAAAAGGACAAATTAAAATCAGGCAATTTTGGAGAATGTTCGCTGGGGAAGCAACTATCCCCAAAAGTCTAAAACCCAAAATGGGGCGTGGCCAAGTGGTAAGGCAGCTGGTTTTGGTCCCGTTACTCGGAGGTTGGAATCCTTCCGTCCCAGATTGTTTCTGATGAAACAAACAGTGAAATCATACTTGTAGCTAAGAGAACAATGCTTTCATCTGTTAAAACCTCAGAAAACTGCATAAATTTTCGCCACTTAAAAATCTGACAGTAATTCCAACATGTAGCTAATCATCATGGGCATAACCCTGTACTTATCCAGTTGGGCTTCTCTTGGCTGGAGGCTGAAATCTTCACTTAACTAGGAGTACCGAGGGCATTGGAGAACTGAAGGCAACTAGACTGATCCGAAAGACTAGGTCAAAGCTGCTCATCAGTCTCCTCTCACAAAACTGTTCGTGACAATTCAATGTGTTTGTTCAGCAAAAAATGCATTGCATCACCGGCCAAAATCTTCTACACAGGTACTACTAGAAAAATAACAGTGCACAGAGATTCAAAGTATTCTCAGCATATGTACATACTAGGAGTAATCTGTGTCAGATTCAAAGTATTCTCAGCACCCTTCCGAGGAAGCAAGACAGGGATAACTGCATTTTTTACTTGTGATTTCATCATCCACATAGATACTAATCAGTTTGAGTTGAAAAATATTTATAAAGGTACAATTTGTAGAACCTATCAGATCTTCATATATCGATTGCTGACATGATCACCAAGAATTAGATACAAAAAGTAGAAAAAATAACAGAGGACTGCTTGTGAATATATGCAGCGCAACTACCCTCGTACGCATCATGTTGCTGTAGCAGCAGCTgtcatctactccctccgtcccaaaatgtaaggaaaaaacatcttacattttaagacggagggagtaactaaCAAAGCTCGTCGTCATTTGACCTCGCATCCTCGCACTGATGCCAGGACCGAGCTGCCTGCAACTGACGACCTGAAACTGTAGCATTGCAGCATGCGACGCCACGGAGGGTTGCGGCGATGGGAATTGCCCAGATATTGCATGACTTAGAGAAGACTTGCTTTAGTGGGAATTGGAACCAACTTCTTAAGAATGTAAGATTAATTTGTACCTTTTATCCTTCTTTTGTACAGTTCTCTTTATCAATACCAGATATTCTGAATATCAGCTTTTGAGTTTTTTTTCTCAAAATGAAAAAATTAAGTCTTCTACAATAATGCTTCTGTTAGACTGAAAACTGTAAAATAACCACTGCCTTAAACTGATACCATCTGTCCAAATCGCATCTCACTAATTTGGCTTTTCTTTGCCTTCTTATTTCCTCCACACATAATGTTGTTTTATTGTCAAAGCAAAGCTGTTAAAAAACACTAGCACGTTGCACTGAAATAAAGACCATCCTCGTATTTCTTCAACCGAATCTGAAGCACAAACAGTGATATTGTCCCACAGGATGTCTAACATGGGGAAGGTCAATCCAAGGCATGGGGCAGCAACAGGTGCCTGAGTTAGCATCGTTTAGGGGCAGCACGCCTACCACTTGAATCTTGTTCTGAATTGGTGCGCATAAGACTTCTCATGTGGAGCTAAACATTAAAAAGGTAAAAAAGGATGATTTCGAGGGCCTCAGAGATCTTGGTGGTTGTGATCATCAAATGGGGTGGTTGCCCCATCAAGAGTAGCAAATATTTTGATAACATCACTGGCTCCAAGGAAAAACACAAACAAACACCGCTAAAACAAATAGGAATCAAACGACTAAAGCCGCCTGATGGCAGATTGTATGACGAGTCAGAAGTAGCTGGTTGAAGAtctcatgtttattacaaatCACCGGGAATCCGAATGATTTTCTTCTTCATACTCGCAATCCAAGCCAAATCATGCTGCACAAGATGCTGGAAGTAATCGTGTCAGATTAGAAGTATTCTCAGCACCCTTCCGAGGAAGTAAGTGTATTTTTACTTGTGATCTCATCATCCACATCCATATTAATCAGTTCGAAAAAACAATAAAAATCAAATGCTCGTACAATCTATCATGGCCGGCACATTTAGAtccagaaaaacaaagaaaagaaaaaaaatagaggACGGCATGTGAATGTATGTGGCGTTTCCAGGATAAGCTGGCACAGAGGACGCCACCAATCAGGATATACCACACATCAGAGAATCGCATGTAGCGTCCGAGACTAATTACCACGAGGAACAAAAATCATCCTCAGGAATTGGTAATGAACGCGCACCCAAAAATGTTGTTTTGGGAGGGAAGATATAATGAAGTATTTCCTCAGTTCAGGTCTCCAAATTGATTCCGCACCACACCACAAAATAGCGCATCAGAAGAACGGAAGTATTTAAATTGATCATCATCGGACAGTTTTCAACATCAGAAAACATGAGATAAACAACAAAATCAATTGTTTCAGGGCGGGAACAAGAACAAAAGTATTTAGTTCGATCATGTTCAGACAGTTTTCAACATCATATACAGTCATCAGGAGCCCAAAACAAGGACAAAATaacaaaaaataaacacaaaCAAACAATATCAGGTATATCGTTGCTTCCCTCTAGGTGATAATATCTCATCACACATGAATCAGATCACGATGCATGAACAACAATCTGCAATCCACAAACAGACTAGGAAAGAAAAATTAAACTGCGGTATCCTCAGCTCTTCCTTACTCAAGATTCCAAGTAGTTAAGTAGAATGGAGATTGATTGTTGAACTGTAAGAAGCAAATGCACCTCCATCAAGCAAAAGAATAGTCAATCAAGAGTGAAGAAAGAGGATCAAGGAATAACAGAAGGTTGAATCAGTAGACCTCAGGGATTATGCTTATGATTTTCATCAAGGAAGAAAAGTCAGGTCTCAAAGATGTGGCATCACTGGACTCGGGAACTTAACTGAATAAAAAAGGACCAACTAAAAGTCATAAACATATAATGATAAGCAGGAGCAATTTTGGAGAATGTTATTCGCTGCCCCTCACAATTAGAAGTAGGGGAAGCGACTCAAGATTCCCATAAAGTCTAGCCCCTGGGAAAAATCAAGCCCCACAGATACATAAAACAAAAGGACCAACTAATAAAGGGAGTCTTCAACATAATTTGTCCTCAGAATTGCAGAATGACAGCATGGACGCATAGCGACCAATCAGTCCCGAAAGATGGTATGATTTAACAGGTTTTTCATCACCGGAACCATAAACAAGGTCTGCATAGGTCGAACCTAAATTATTTTAGGGTTGGAAGTCAGAATTGCATATTTGACAACATGGCAAACAAGTGCGCACCAATCAGACTCAACATCGTGACAATAATAATGACGGAAATGTTGTATTCATAAACAAAAATGCAAAAATCTAAGCCTTTCATTAGTTAAGCAGATAAGCAACGACACCTAATTAGGCCAACCTATGTTAACAGTTCAGTGAACGAATTACACCAACAAACCTGTAAGTCATCGATCATTCACGGCAATAGACCGGGCACACCCAAAAAAAACAGGATTCGATTAGCCAACAAACCTGTAAAGAACATAAATGCATAGAATAGACGAGCTCCTGCCAACCATTGAAATGACTCGAAGCCCATGGCAAAACAAACTCTCAAAGAGTTCAAGAAGGAATTCAAGATACAATATATTAAAGGTTCCAGAACAAAGACATTATCTAGGGCAAAACATCATCCAAGGTAATCGTCTAAACAAGAACACTCCTTAAGATTCTGGAAATGGACCAACACAGTAGTAGCAAAGCTATGGGGGATGGTTGTGAAGCAGCTTATCGCTTCTTGGAGACACCAACAGTCTTTCCTCTCCTGCCGGTAGTCTTGGTGTGCTGACCACGGACACGCACGCCCCAGTAGTGACGCAGACCACGATGGTTCCTGGAAAAGAGGAGGGTTTCAAGCATAAGTGATTACTCACGCATCTATGCACTAGGACAAGGCTACTGCAACAGTATAGTCTAAAGGAATCAGGCATCACCATACATCTCTTGGAAACAAAGCATTGCTATACAGAACTACTGGGTCACATACAAGGTACACCAGAAGGATACAGATGAATATGTACAAGTAATAGACAGGCTAGTCCTAACAGATTGACCAAACTGAACTTTTGTAACCAAAACTGCTACTTGCCTTTATAACTTGAGAGCAGGGCTTCTCGTTAATAAGAGTAAATACAGACATATGACATTGTATTTTTGCAGAAAAGAAACATTAATTCCGATCTACACAAGCTAACGCTGGACTAGGTTAGGCCTATTTCACAGGATAAACCACTACAGAATGAAGCAGATGAAGTCAGCACATGCTACCAGAACAACACTATGCACATCAAGAACAACAGAATAAACGCATTTCAGGCATTCTAATGTCCGAAGATCTGCTTACAGAAACCCACTATGTCAAACTCCAGACTAGACTGTAAAGTACTGGATGAGATATCAACTACTGCAGCTACTAAAGCATGTGCAAGATGTTAGTTAACAGCATCATAACCAGTTGAACATAGCGCATAATCATCGATCAACCACCAAACAGTATGAGAGAAGCAAAAACAAACAAGAGGGGGAGGAGTTTATACCTGATCTTCTTGAGCCTCTCAAGGTCATCCCTGAGCTTCATGTCCACGGCGTTGGACACGACCTGGGAGAACCTGCCGTCCTTGTAGTCCTTCTTCCTGTTGAGGAACCAGTCCGGCACCTTGAACTGGCGCGGGTTGTGCACCACCGCCATCAGGCGGTCCATCTCCTCCGAGGAAAGCTCTCCGGCCCTGCACGCCCACCACAGAACACAGCGCACGGCTCAGCACCACACCGACAGCGACGAGATCTGGCGAGAAAGGGGGGCGGTTGGTTTCCTCACCTCTTGTTCATGTCGATGTCGGCCTTCTTGCAGACGATGTTGGAGAAGCGGCGGCCCACACCCTTGATGGAGGTCAGCGCGAACATGATCTTCTGCTTACCGTCGACGTTGGTGTTGAGCACACGCAGGATGTGCTGGAACTCCTCACCCGCGATCAGCGACTGCGGCCAGAGAAGGATCACGAACGTCAGCATACGAGGCGGGATCcgcgagaggaggaggaggagggcggagATCGGAGGGGGTAGACGCTTACCATGGCTGcagtcggcggcggcggcggcggcggcggcgctcgggggcaGGAGGGGAGGAGGTGGGCGTTCGCGTCTAAGGTTTTGGAGGAGGGGTCGTGGGGATGAATTATATACCCGGGGTGAAACCCTAGTGCTTCATCGGACGGCTGTGATCTGCGCGGGCTCTGTAAGTGGGCGGCTTTGTTGGGCTCTTTTCTCAACGGGCCTTTATCTGGAGTTCCTTGGGCTTTGGTGGCCTCTTGCACCCGCCGCTGTAATCCTGGAGGTCCCGGTCACTGTGAACCTTCTGGGtgagagcaactagttaacgagcgctc
This genomic window contains:
- the LOC109768723 gene encoding small ribosomal subunit protein uS13z/uS13y/uS13x — protein: MSLIAGEEFQHILRVLNTNVDGKQKIMFALTSIKGVGRRFSNIVCKKADIDMNKRAGELSSEEMDRLMAVVHNPRQFKVPDWFLNRKKDYKDGRFSQVVSNAVDMKLRDDLERLKKIRNHRGLRHYWGVRVRGQHTKTTGRRGKTVGVSKKR